The nucleotide sequence CCTCTTTCAAAGAAATACAACTCCTGAATGCGTACACTCCTATCGTGTTCACATCACACCCTATCGACACCACCCCCAAAGACTCACATCTATAAAAAGCCAATTCACCTATATCCCGAACTTTATCCGGTATAACAACCGACGACAAATTATAACAACACCCGAATGCTCCTTCTCCGATAGACAATAGATTATCGGGGATTATCACTCTTGTCAATCGGGCACATTTATAAAAAGTATAATCTCCTATCTTATTATCCGAGGCACTATAATTTCCATAATAGGTATTTCCCCCATTTACAATATTTACCCCCGACAAATCCAAAACGGACAAACAACCGCCTGTCTCCTTTCCGTTTGCATCACACCCGCTCATCTCGCGAATGTATCTTAGGTCCGTGCCATTTAATTCCCCTATCAGTGTAAGCTCTACGATTCTGTATTTCAAATGAGACGCTATCAACGACGGTAGTGTACCAGCTTCATTCACACGAATAACCATACTCTTGTTACTGGGCCTTAATCTTCCGATCAACGCCCTTAACGACCACATAACACATTTCAAATTTTTCATAAATGCAATAAACTCTATAAAAGAACAATTCCCCCAACAATTAAAAATATAAGAAATCGTTTGTCCACCCACTAGAAATACAAACTCAGTATGACAACAACATCATACGCAACCCAAACGTAAATTCGACTCCGTCAAAAAAACTTTATTCCCTCTTTATAAATAAAACTAAATACTTCAACACAACACGATCGCTATACTTCGAAGTAATTTTTGTATAGCGTCACAAATATTGGAAATGGCGAGTGCAGAGACAAACGAAAATCTTATTTCCGACTCGACTATGCCGAACCATATCCTATATTCGTATCTGCAAATATAATAAAATCTGTTATAACAGATATGAATCCTATTTGTAATACACAATTTTATATATATTATATAGATTCAGTCGATAATTGATGGTGATTTTCCTTGTATATCCTAACCCCTCTCCTATATCGCTAACGCAACACAGGGGAGAAGGGGTGAATACAATCCCATTCAATTCGCTAAATTAATGTGGCAGAAAATAGAGCTGTCCCTACTTTCTACTTCCCCATTATATATCGACTAAACAAAAACATTTCTTGAATTTATTTAAAACAGTTGAGGCGTAGAGTATTTTCTACGCCTCAATACCCTATTTATATTGTAACTATTTTATCGATTAGCTCGCTTACGCTCCGTCTCATCTAAGATAATTTTACGTAAACGCAAATGATGAGGAGTCACCTCCACATATTCGTCTTCTTTTATATATTCGAGAGCTTCTTCCAGACTGAATATAACCGGAGGAACGATACGAGCCTTATCGTCTGCACCAGAAGCTCGCATATTCGTCAGTTTCTTCGACTTGGTAACATTCACCACGATATCGTTATCCTTAGCATTTTCCCCAACAACCTGTCCGGCATAAACTTCTTCCTGAGGGAAAATAAAGAACCGACCTCTATCTTGCAACTTATCGATAGCATAGGCATAGGCCGTACCCGCTTCCATCGCAATTAACGAGCCGTTTGTACGGCGGTCTATATCGCCTTTCCAGGGCTGATATTCCAAAAAGCGGTGAGCCATAATAGCTTCTCCCGCCGAAGCGGTCAGCACGTTGGTTCGCAATCCGATAATACCACGCGAAGGAATATGGAACTCGATGTGTATGCGATCGTTCTGCGTAGTCATCGATACCATCTCTCCTTTCCGGCGTGTAACCATATCGATAATCTTGCTGGCATATTCCTCTGGAAGATTGATTGTCAACAACTCCACCGGCTCACATTTCTGCCCGTCAATTTCCTTAATAATTACCTGAGGCTGTCCTACTTGCAACTCATATCCTTCACGTCTCATAGTTTCTATCAAGACCG is from Barnesiella intestinihominis YIT 11860 and encodes:
- a CDS encoding leucine-rich repeat domain-containing protein, which gives rise to MKNLKCVMWSLRALIGRLRPSNKSMVIRVNEAGTLPSLIASHLKYRIVELTLIGELNGTDLRYIREMSGCDANGKETGGCLSVLDLSGVNIVNGGNTYYGNYSASDNKIGDYTFYKCARLTRVIIPDNLLSIGEGAFGCCYNLSSVVIPDKVRDIGELAFYRCESLGVVSIGCDVNTIGVYAFRSCISLKEAIFVDGNKPLQVGDNLFYNCPLEKLYVGRNLKFENFSFGKIKTLMTVVFGKEVTCIGDHLFTGCLRLKDIYIEAPIPPAVADGFNPSILSEVILHVPSCSRVIYAERFPWSDFVSIQMF